In Desulfovibrio psychrotolerans, a genomic segment contains:
- a CDS encoding TlpA family protein disulfide reductase, with protein sequence MLGISGLFILWFALAGLVPVFTSQALAAAPAAGALKVGEAFPDVPLAGDLTEEQKGYLGLSGAGPWKFSDIKAGHVIIEVFSMYCPYCQAEAPAVNAVYEALRASEHADAVKMIGIGAGNSAFEVDFFRTKYGVAMPLFEDAELSLHELLGNPGTPHFYVVRLGKQGGTTVYSQTGRMESEKAFLAQCLKAAGR encoded by the coding sequence ATGTTGGGTATATCCGGATTGTTTATCCTGTGGTTTGCCCTGGCGGGTCTGGTGCCTGTTTTCACTTCGCAGGCATTGGCGGCGGCTCCGGCGGCGGGGGCGCTGAAGGTGGGCGAGGCGTTTCCGGATGTGCCTCTTGCGGGCGATCTTACCGAAGAGCAGAAGGGATATTTGGGCCTTTCAGGTGCCGGGCCGTGGAAATTTTCTGATATAAAGGCCGGGCATGTGATCATTGAGGTGTTCAGCATGTACTGCCCGTACTGTCAGGCAGAGGCTCCTGCTGTGAATGCCGTGTACGAAGCGCTGCGCGCCTCCGAGCACGCGGACGCAGTGAAGATGATAGGCATAGGGGCGGGCAACTCCGCCTTTGAGGTGGATTTTTTCCGCACCAAGTACGGCGTGGCCATGCCCCTGTTTGAGGATGCGGAATTAAGCCTGCATGAACTGCTGGGTAACCCCGGCACGCCGCATTTTTATGTGGTGCGTCTGGGCAAGCAGGGCGGAACCACTGTCTACTCGCAGACAGGACGCATGGAGTCCGAAAAGGCGTTTCTGGCCCAGTGCCTGAAGGCTGCCGGACGGTGA